The Solirubrobacter pauli sequence ACGATCTCCTCGATCGGCCACACCTCGCCCGTCACGTTCGAAGCCCCCGTCACGGACACCAGCGCGGGGCCGCCGCCCAGCGTGCGCAACGCGCGCTCCAGCGCGGCGAGCGCCTCGGCGGGGCTCGCCGGGATCCCGAGGTCGCGCACGTCGGCGCGACGCCACGGGAGGAGGTTCGCGTGGTGCTCGCCCGTGAAGGTGAGCACCGTCGCGCCCGCGGGCAGCGCACCCGCGAGCAGGTTGAAGGCGTCGGTGGTGTTGCGGGTGAACAGCACCAGGTCGTCCTCGCGGGTGCCCAGGAACTCGCCCACGAGCTCGCGCGCACGCGTGTACGCCTCAGTGCTCACCAGCGACGCGAACCCCGCGCCACGGTGCACGCTGCCGTAGTAGGGCAGCAACTCCTCGACCGCGGCGGCCACCGACTGCAGGGCCGGCGCGCTCGCCGCGTTGTCGAGGTTCGCGTACCGGACCCACTCGCCGTCCACGAGCGGGACCGAGAGGTCGTGACCGACGAGCTCCAGCAGGCCGTCACCGGCGCTGATGGACGTCTGGATGGGGGCCATGCTGGAGCTCATCGGCGTCACGTTCCTACTTCTTGACCTTGATCGACTTCCCGGTCGCCTTGCCGGACTGGTACTTGGAGTCCCCCGGCCAGGTGATCGCGACCTTCCAGGTGCCCTTGGCCAGCTTCGGCACCGTGACGGTGACCGTGCCGCTCTTGAGCGTGCCCGTGACGGTCTTCGTGGTCTTGCCCTTGGTGAACTTGATCGTGACCTTGCCGCTGGCCTTGACCTGGCCCTTGGCGGTGCTGATCGTCACCGTGTACTTGCCGCTCTTCTTGCTCGTCGGCGCCTTCGAGAGCGTGCCGGCGACCTTGCTCACCTTGGCCTTGGCCGTCGGCGTGACGATCGGGGCCGGCGTCGGCGTCGGCGTCGAGCCGGGGGTCACGTTCACCGGGGCCGGCGGGTCCTCGACCACCGGGGCCGGGTTGACCGTCAGCCTGCCGGACTCGGTGAACGCGTCGATGTCCTCATCACCCGCGTAGGTGAGCGTGAACTGGTACGTGCCCGCGGCGATGGCCGGAAGCGCGACCGAGGCCGCGTTGCCGGAGAGAGCACCGGCGCCCGACGCGATCTCCGTCGCCCCCGACTTCACGCTGACCGCGACGTTGCCGGTGACCGTGCGGCCGGCGGCGCTCGCGATCGTGACGCTCACCGACGGGGCGGTGGGCGCCGTGACCGGGTTCGCGGTCACGGTGCGCGTCGTGAACCTCGGGCCGCCCGGCAGGCCGCCGAAGAACACGTCCAGCTTGCGGATGAGGTTCTTGCCGCCCGCGACGCTGCCCGGCGTGGTCGGCAGCCCCCACGCGGTGAGGACCGTGGTCTTGCGGAGCTGAGCGACGTGCCAGGCGCCGACCACGGTCTTGAGGTGGGTGATCAGCGTCGCGTCCGTGTTCGCCTTCACCGCGGCCAGATAGGCCGTCTTGGCCGCAACGCTGCTGGCCGGCGTGCGGGCGGGCGTGAGCCAGTCGAGCGCGCCCGCGAGCGCCGTCGGACCGATCGGGATCGGGCTGGTGCCAGGGCTGGCGACGGTCACGGCCGTGTCGGTGTTGCTGACCGTCGCGGTGTCGCCGTCGACGAGGTACTGGGCGTCATCGGTGTCGATGCCCGTGTTCGGGATGACCGTGCTGACGTCGGTCTTCCAGTTGAACGTCGCGAGGTCGGCGTTGATCTTGTTCCAGATCGGCGCGCCGGCCGGGAGCTGCGTCGCCGAGATGCCCAACTGGTTCGGCTTCGGGTTCGTGAACCACCACTGCGACATGTACTCCGTGTACTCGGAGACGGCGCCCGCGGCGTTCTTCTGGATCCACTGGCGGGTGATGCCGCCGTTGGGCGCGTCGCCCGCCTTGGCCTGATGCGCGAGCAGGAACGGCACCTGGAGCTTCTTGGTCGTCTGCAGCGGCTTGGTGGTGTCACCGGCCGGATAGAAGGTGACCGACTGCGATGCGCCGCGGGCAGGGTCGTACTGCGTGACGATGTTGTTGAGGTACTGCTGGAGGACGTGGCCGTAGAGGAACGTCGGGTTCGCGTTCGCCAGCGCCGCCGTGCTGCCGTTGTTGGCGGTGTTGCGGGACTGGAACGGGTTGACCGCGCTCGTGGTCGAGCCGCCGACCTGACCGCCGTCGAGCACGGTGTCGAAGTTGAAGACGGTGACGTCGTGCTCCTGCGCGTCCTCGTTGATGAACGGCAGCACCGGGCGGGTGTTCGGGCACCACGTGCCGCCGAACAGGATCACCGCGTTGGCGTCGGTGCCGCTCTTGAGCAGGTCGACCA is a genomic window containing:
- a CDS encoding Ig-like domain-containing protein, with translation MVAALAAAAAVIPLTATAADAATTTKYNHATFLQHALGLPTSNTSPVIESITYDRFQWLLQQDGQFAFLIGDPAGDASFAERARAVEAAASSAGVKQVYWFNPNLSGSVKVGTVTVPALDIRKSETITELAADSRTTYGHAWKNLVGQYLGNGVTATATGVGSETAVVKTVTGTNTVNDYGATAGYSTEVGNVNGGALYDYKTATPADVTDSFFFVYDKANTVTPDGSTAQPAKVVSWVNLTDEASTAAAAADVNAAIGKVGPATLDELDQFAWWKSEVNARQKEQAPRVDRGSEVPVLTDADNAAADGGWRIQQVTYPELVDLLKSGTDANAVILFGGTWCPNTRPVLPFINEDAQEHDVTVFNFDTVLDGGQVGGSTTSAVNPFQSRNTANNGSTAALANANPTFLYGHVLQQYLNNIVTQYDPARGASQSVTFYPAGDTTKPLQTTKKLQVPFLLAHQAKAGDAPNGGITRQWIQKNAAGAVSEYTEYMSQWWFTNPKPNQLGISATQLPAGAPIWNKINADLATFNWKTDVSTVIPNTGIDTDDAQYLVDGDTATVSNTDTAVTVASPGTSPIPIGPTALAGALDWLTPARTPASSVAAKTAYLAAVKANTDATLITHLKTVVGAWHVAQLRKTTVLTAWGLPTTPGSVAGGKNLIRKLDVFFGGLPGGPRFTTRTVTANPVTAPTAPSVSVTIASAAGRTVTGNVAVSVKSGATEIASGAGALSGNAASVALPAIAAGTYQFTLTYAGDEDIDAFTESGRLTVNPAPVVEDPPAPVNVTPGSTPTPTPAPIVTPTAKAKVSKVAGTLSKAPTSKKSGKYTVTISTAKGQVKASGKVTIKFTKGKTTKTVTGTLKSGTVTVTVPKLAKGTWKVAITWPGDSKYQSGKATGKSIKVKK